ACCGGCACCCTGCACTTCCTGCTTCCCCGCCCGTTCGACTCGATCGTGCCGCGCCGCCTCCCCGGCTCGCCCCGCACCTGGACCTACGCTTCCGGAGCGGCGGAACTGGGGTGCGCCGCCGCCGTGGCCGCGCCCCGCACCCGACGCGCGGGCGCCACGGCCACCACCGCCCTGTTCACCGCCGTTTTCCCCGCCAACGTCAAGATGGCACTCGACTACCGCCACCGGAGTCGCGCACTACGCTTTGTGGCCTACGCGAGGCTACCCCTCCAGATCCCCTTGATCCGGTGGTCGCTGGGCGTACGCAGGAACACCGCTCGGTAACGCTTTCGTGATCCGGCGCGTGCGGAGTTGTTGAATGTTGAGCCGTACTGCTTACCATTCGTAGGTGCAGCAGTTTGAGCACGCGGCCCGCGTCCTGGGCTGGCACGGTCATCTCGTGTCGAACGTGGAGGTTCTCGGCTCCCGCTTCACCGCCGTCACGCGGCTCCGCCCCGAGGTGCACCGGTGGCGGGTGGCGCACGACTGGCCGCCCCAGGCGGACCCCTCGCGGGTGCACGCCTGGGCGGAGACCGACGGCCCGGAGCAGGTGCCCGTTCCCGCCGTTGACCTGATCGGGGTGCTGGTGCGCGTCTCGAAGGCCCGCAGAGCCACCAGAGCGTGCGGAACGCTGCTGACGATCGCGCCCTGTGCCGCCGTCCTACCCGGTGACCACCCCTACCGCCCCTGGGCGTTCACCGAGTTGGACTACTACGGCATCGGCGCCGTGACCACCTACCGGGAGGGCCCCGCCCGTCTCGTGCTGGCCCCGGAGGACCGCAGGTCCGAGTTCGGCACCTCCCTGTTCGAGAGGTGGCTGCTGGAACTGCTCTACCAGCGCGTCCTCCAGCAGGAGGAGAACGCCGAGAGCCCCTCCAACACCACCGAGGGCGGCGGCGCCGATCTCCCCTGAAACCGGCGCCGAGCGCTCAGATCGCCT
The nucleotide sequence above comes from Actinopolyspora erythraea. Encoded proteins:
- a CDS encoding DoxX family protein, which codes for MKRPSSALLLAASLALTGTLHFLLPRPFDSIVPRRLPGSPRTWTYASGAAELGCAAAVAAPRTRRAGATATTALFTAVFPANVKMALDYRHRSRALRFVAYARLPLQIPLIRWSLGVRRNTAR